In Haloarchaeobius litoreus, the following are encoded in one genomic region:
- a CDS encoding DUF7524 family protein produces MASETLVVDVSREELHSVEPTVEAFETRGAFEVELRNHGRAVHVHCNVDDGLSRVATLSETNHFVETESSTRFRVEVADGQRPVSGSLRFVAAYGAQEAAVPVTVRDLASVPMGQRASVPPAETEGAASGMGSSGGPDLSGIVPGRDDAPVLAMAGVALLVAVLAMALANSTVVMLGVGAVLLGILVAVAVLLR; encoded by the coding sequence ATGGCATCCGAGACCCTCGTCGTCGACGTCAGCCGCGAGGAGCTCCACAGCGTCGAACCGACCGTCGAGGCGTTCGAAACCCGGGGAGCGTTCGAGGTCGAGCTCCGGAACCACGGGCGGGCGGTCCACGTCCACTGCAACGTCGACGACGGGCTCTCGCGGGTCGCGACGCTCAGCGAGACGAACCACTTCGTCGAGACGGAGTCGAGCACCCGGTTCCGTGTCGAGGTCGCGGACGGCCAGCGCCCGGTGTCCGGGTCGCTCCGGTTCGTGGCGGCCTACGGCGCACAGGAGGCCGCGGTGCCGGTGACGGTGCGGGACCTGGCGAGCGTGCCGATGGGACAGCGGGCGAGCGTGCCGCCCGCCGAGACCGAGGGGGCCGCTTCGGGCATGGGCTCGTCGGGCGGACCGGACCTCTCCGGTATCGTCCCCGGCCGCGACGACGCGCCGGTGCTCGCGATGGCCGGGGTCGCACTTCTGGTCGCCGTCCTGGCGATGGCGCTCGCGAACAGCACGGTCGTCATGCTCGGCGTCGGCGCGGTCCTGCTAGGGATTCTCGTCGCCGTCGCCGTGTTGCTGCGCTGA
- a CDS encoding adenylosuccinate synthase: MTVTIVGSQLGDEGKGGVVDLYGDGADIVVRYQGGDNAGHTVVYGGTEYKLSLVPSGVVRGKVGVLGNGCVVNPATLFDEIAELRERGLDPDVRVAERAHVILPYHRVLDGIEEDVKSESDQEVGTTGRGIGPTYEDKAGRRGVRVGDLLDPDVLRERLEYAVPQKRALVEDVYGLDIDDLEDPSAFDIDALFEQYREFGERLAEQGMPVACGEFLAEAIGDGEQVMLEGAQGTLIDIDHGSYPFVTSSNPTAGGATTGTGLSPGIIGAGEVIGIVKGYLSRVGSGPMPTELGGVEGQTADYDGEGDPEKEELATYIRDEGGEYGTVTGRPRRVGWLDVPMLRHATRVSGFTGLAVNHVDVLAGMDEVKVGHSYTLDGEELLTMPSTTEQWARCEANFRSFDGWPEVDWDDVDDWGDIPENAREYLTYLSTELETDIYAVGTGPDREDTVILQDPYDA; encoded by the coding sequence ATGACCGTAACCATTGTCGGGTCGCAGCTCGGCGACGAGGGCAAGGGCGGTGTCGTCGACCTCTACGGCGACGGGGCCGACATCGTCGTCCGCTACCAGGGCGGCGACAACGCGGGCCACACCGTCGTCTACGGTGGCACCGAGTACAAGCTCTCGCTCGTCCCCAGCGGGGTCGTCCGCGGCAAGGTGGGCGTCCTCGGTAACGGCTGCGTCGTGAACCCGGCGACGCTGTTCGACGAGATAGCAGAACTGCGCGAGCGGGGGCTCGACCCCGACGTGCGTGTGGCCGAACGAGCACACGTCATCCTGCCGTACCACCGCGTGCTCGACGGCATCGAGGAGGATGTAAAGAGCGAATCGGACCAGGAGGTCGGCACCACCGGGCGCGGCATCGGGCCGACCTACGAGGACAAGGCGGGCCGTCGTGGGGTCCGAGTGGGCGACCTGCTCGACCCCGACGTGCTCCGGGAGCGGCTGGAGTACGCCGTGCCCCAGAAGCGGGCGCTCGTCGAGGACGTGTACGGGCTCGACATCGACGACCTCGAAGACCCGTCTGCGTTCGACATCGACGCGCTGTTCGAGCAGTACCGCGAGTTCGGCGAGCGACTGGCCGAACAGGGGATGCCGGTCGCCTGTGGAGAGTTCCTCGCCGAGGCCATCGGCGACGGCGAGCAGGTCATGCTCGAGGGTGCACAGGGCACGCTCATCGACATCGACCACGGCAGCTACCCGTTCGTCACGTCGTCGAACCCGACCGCCGGCGGCGCGACCACCGGCACCGGCCTCAGTCCGGGCATCATCGGCGCGGGCGAGGTCATCGGCATCGTGAAGGGCTACCTCTCCCGGGTCGGCAGCGGCCCCATGCCCACGGAACTCGGTGGCGTCGAGGGACAGACCGCGGACTACGACGGCGAGGGCGACCCCGAGAAGGAGGAACTCGCCACCTACATCCGCGACGAGGGCGGCGAGTACGGCACCGTCACCGGTCGCCCCCGCCGGGTCGGCTGGCTCGACGTGCCGATGCTCCGCCACGCCACCCGCGTCAGCGGGTTCACCGGCCTCGCCGTCAACCACGTCGACGTGCTCGCCGGCATGGACGAGGTGAAGGTCGGCCACAGCTACACGCTCGACGGCGAGGAGCTGCTGACGATGCCCTCGACGACCGAGCAGTGGGCGCGCTGCGAGGCGAACTTCCGCAGCTTCGACGGCTGGCCCGAGGTCGACTGGGACGACGTCGACGACTGGGGGGACATCCCCGAGAACGCTCGCGAGTACCTGACGTACCTCTCGACCGAACTCGAGACGGACATCTACGCCGTCGGCACGGGCCCGGACCGCGAGGATACCGTCATCCTGCAGGACCCGTACGACGCGTAG
- a CDS encoding CbiX/SirB N-terminal domain-containing protein yields the protein MQALVIVAHGSHLNPESSAPTYAHADTIRESGAFDEVREAFWKEEPSFRDALRTVESEEVFVVPLFISEGYFTEEVIPRELRLDDWEAGLWDSDGTSASQATLHADDVDKTIHYCGPVGTHDAMSDVIVKRAETVTGDPDVGEGFGLAVVGHGTERNENSAKAIEYHADRIRSMGRFDEVQALYMDEEPEVDDVTDYFESEDVVVVPLFVADGYHTQEDIPEDMGLTDDYREGWETPAEVDGHRIWYAGAVGTEEFMADVILERAAEAGADVSAALERVREATGGVPASGD from the coding sequence ATGCAAGCGCTGGTCATCGTGGCACACGGGTCGCACCTCAATCCCGAGTCGAGCGCGCCGACGTACGCCCACGCGGACACCATCCGCGAGTCGGGCGCGTTCGACGAGGTGCGCGAGGCGTTCTGGAAGGAGGAGCCGAGCTTCCGCGACGCCCTCCGGACGGTCGAGTCCGAGGAGGTGTTCGTCGTCCCGCTGTTCATCAGCGAGGGCTACTTCACGGAGGAGGTCATCCCCCGCGAACTCCGCCTCGACGACTGGGAGGCCGGCCTGTGGGACTCCGACGGCACGAGCGCGTCGCAGGCGACGCTCCACGCCGACGACGTGGACAAGACCATCCACTACTGCGGCCCAGTCGGTACCCACGACGCGATGTCCGACGTCATCGTCAAGCGTGCCGAGACGGTCACGGGAGACCCCGACGTCGGCGAGGGGTTCGGCCTCGCAGTCGTCGGCCACGGCACCGAGCGCAACGAGAACTCCGCGAAGGCCATCGAGTACCACGCCGACCGCATCCGCTCGATGGGCCGCTTCGACGAGGTGCAGGCGCTGTACATGGACGAGGAGCCCGAGGTCGACGACGTGACCGACTACTTCGAGAGCGAGGACGTCGTCGTCGTCCCGCTGTTCGTCGCCGACGGCTACCACACCCAGGAGGACATCCCGGAGGATATGGGTCTCACCGACGACTACCGCGAGGGCTGGGAGACGCCCGCGGAGGTGGACGGCCACCGCATCTGGTACGCCGGGGCCGTCGGGACCGAGGAGTTCATGGCCGATGTCATCCTCGAACGCGCCGCCGAGGCCGGTGCGGACGTCAGCGCCGCGCTCGAACGCGTCCGCGAGGCGACCGGCGGCGTGCCGGCGTCGGGTGACTGA
- a CDS encoding methytransferase partner Trm112, with product MKESMMDILCCPMDKADLELEVDREDDDEIISGTLTCTECGEAYPIEEGVPNMLPPDMRDDVPA from the coding sequence ATGAAAGAATCCATGATGGACATCCTCTGCTGTCCGATGGACAAGGCCGACCTCGAACTCGAAGTCGACCGCGAGGACGACGACGAGATAATCTCGGGCACGCTCACCTGCACGGAGTGCGGCGAGGCGTACCCCATCGAGGAGGGCGTCCCGAACATGCTGCCGCCGGACATGCGCGACGACGTGCCGGCGTGA
- a CDS encoding LolA family protein encodes MSPRPRSLVVLTLLLVVGAGCTGFVGEDRPTAPTVDGDGAVEAYESIDGVHAVVETTITHGNTTEHRRSEVWTRPASGEVREEVREPASRAGNLVVANGSQLWVYNESRAVVRTQSYERGQGDAVRMDTFLRQVFDAVAASGNETVRSPPTVGMGPAPSVPVEGETGAEVRNASTRIENYTATYEGTETVSDHETHVVELAPSGDVPTVASDLRIRYYLDTEHYFPVKVTQSMTVNGEEFRVVTEYTDVVFDPGIDDSRFHFDPPEDASVVDLEESRETFETRAAAAANVSMTLPDPDVPDGYELSQVGVLRGDITTVTVFYRNDAGDVLYVSEHSEPRSTGSAEGVTVDVGGIEGRYVATDSLGSVVWSCADGPQYAVVSVEGSLSRGEIVAVARSVGCE; translated from the coding sequence ATGTCCCCTCGCCCTCGCTCCCTCGTCGTACTGACACTCCTGCTGGTCGTCGGCGCGGGCTGTACCGGTTTCGTCGGTGAAGACCGGCCGACAGCTCCGACGGTCGACGGCGACGGGGCCGTCGAGGCCTACGAGTCCATCGACGGCGTCCACGCGGTCGTCGAGACGACCATCACCCACGGGAACACCACCGAGCACCGACGGTCCGAGGTGTGGACCCGGCCGGCCAGTGGCGAGGTCCGCGAGGAGGTCCGCGAACCCGCCTCCCGCGCCGGCAACCTCGTCGTCGCCAACGGCTCGCAGCTCTGGGTGTACAACGAGAGCCGGGCGGTGGTCAGGACGCAGTCGTACGAGCGCGGCCAGGGCGACGCGGTCCGGATGGACACGTTCCTGCGGCAGGTGTTCGACGCGGTCGCCGCGAGCGGCAACGAGACGGTCCGGTCCCCGCCGACCGTCGGCATGGGGCCCGCACCGTCCGTTCCGGTCGAGGGCGAGACCGGCGCGGAGGTTCGCAACGCCTCGACGCGGATCGAGAACTACACCGCGACGTACGAGGGCACGGAGACGGTGTCCGACCACGAGACGCACGTCGTCGAGCTAGCACCGAGCGGTGACGTGCCGACGGTCGCGTCCGACCTGCGCATCCGCTACTACCTCGACACCGAGCACTACTTCCCGGTGAAGGTGACCCAGTCGATGACGGTCAACGGGGAGGAGTTCCGCGTCGTCACCGAGTACACGGACGTCGTGTTCGACCCGGGCATCGACGACTCGCGGTTCCACTTCGACCCGCCGGAGGACGCGAGCGTGGTCGACCTCGAGGAGAGCCGGGAGACGTTCGAGACGCGCGCGGCGGCCGCGGCCAACGTGTCGATGACGCTCCCGGACCCGGACGTGCCGGACGGGTACGAGCTGTCCCAGGTCGGCGTGCTCCGTGGCGATATCACGACGGTCACGGTGTTCTACCGGAACGACGCCGGGGACGTGCTCTACGTGAGCGAACACTCGGAGCCCCGCTCGACGGGGTCGGCCGAGGGCGTCACCGTCGACGTCGGCGGCATCGAGGGCCGCTACGTCGCGACGGACTCGCTTGGCTCGGTCGTCTGGTCCTGTGCGGACGGCCCGCAGTACGCCGTCGTCTCGGTCGAGGGGTCGCTGTCCCGAGGTGAGATCGTCGCCGTCGCCCGGTCGGTCGGCTGCGAGTGA
- a CDS encoding DR2241 family protein, with protein sequence MAATDADLAPDQFEDLVDAVTGGPVEFDGLVVQYEDDGYVFEVPDLHREHLSVEELERVAAANAEWVTNWHFWNVVVGGEGTARRAFLRWLEAADEHSVRARYGAMADGGIHHEWGELLVTVELGEVGYRRYELRHVDDSDADPAELTADAEPRDLRDRSKYDDRGRYRPLKTAPSLVDGWVLPDLTSGELKEALGFVYPATVENWHREHEGTLDVTHWRETAERQTGIYDVVDELPREAVEWVTEAACVDSQCLKRREWQYDEGDHLDTPAGDGAFPCREPCSLVVAAARKWTKLEEEDEHTYEFDLTPSEKAQLEEIIDAVADGRTDEIREADVYEGANRYRARYLRAKRFDEDGNLCGVPTEE encoded by the coding sequence ATGGCGGCCACCGACGCCGACCTCGCGCCCGACCAGTTCGAGGACCTCGTCGACGCCGTGACCGGGGGCCCCGTCGAGTTCGACGGCCTCGTCGTGCAGTACGAGGACGACGGCTACGTGTTCGAGGTGCCCGACCTGCACCGCGAGCACCTCTCCGTCGAGGAGCTCGAACGGGTCGCCGCCGCCAACGCCGAGTGGGTCACCAACTGGCACTTCTGGAACGTCGTCGTCGGTGGCGAGGGCACCGCCCGCCGCGCCTTCCTGCGCTGGCTCGAGGCCGCCGACGAGCACTCGGTTCGCGCCCGCTACGGCGCGATGGCCGACGGCGGCATCCACCACGAGTGGGGCGAGCTGCTCGTCACCGTCGAGCTCGGCGAGGTCGGCTACCGGCGGTACGAGCTCCGGCACGTCGACGACAGCGATGCCGACCCCGCCGAGCTCACCGCAGACGCCGAGCCGCGTGACCTGCGCGACCGCTCGAAGTACGACGACCGTGGCCGCTACCGCCCGCTGAAGACCGCACCGTCGCTCGTCGACGGCTGGGTACTCCCCGACCTCACGAGCGGCGAGCTGAAGGAGGCGCTCGGGTTCGTCTACCCGGCGACGGTCGAGAACTGGCACCGCGAGCACGAGGGCACACTCGACGTGACCCACTGGCGCGAGACCGCCGAGCGCCAGACCGGCATCTACGACGTCGTCGACGAGCTCCCCCGCGAGGCCGTCGAGTGGGTCACCGAGGCGGCCTGCGTCGACTCCCAGTGCCTCAAGCGCCGCGAGTGGCAGTACGACGAGGGCGACCACCTCGACACACCGGCCGGCGACGGCGCGTTCCCCTGCCGGGAGCCGTGTTCGCTCGTCGTCGCCGCCGCCCGGAAGTGGACGAAGCTGGAGGAGGAGGACGAACACACCTACGAGTTCGACCTCACGCCGAGCGAGAAGGCGCAACTGGAGGAGATCATCGACGCCGTCGCCGATGGCCGCACCGACGAGATCCGCGAGGCCGACGTGTACGAGGGTGCGAACCGCTACCGGGCGCGCTATCTGCGGGCGAAGCGGTTCGACGAGGACGGCAACCTCTGTGGCGTGCCGACGGAGGAGTAG
- a CDS encoding DUF7527 domain-containing protein, producing the protein MDSRRVERVEDWDSRPFSGGFEELRSLADTEFTGAVTAGTTWLFMLNGRIIGVFDGTIDDFDGSSGTTYEAPHPSVPLLFAMQETGGEERANYYTNDTPVSEADSTLTSGKFTGYIELSENVLSGDYYVVYYGGRSMSCAFIGNRERLHTGDEAFQRADDEVGIYTVMDVDIEVTEIPGPEPEPEPASDAGDPAAGAAAGAAAGDVVDDGTDQSADATEPADATEPADEPVVADPAPDEATEPTTDRPVTDERTATANERTATADETPVTGEEPVVRDAEEERTARDTRENRDTGRQGDQREPAGSEPDEGHTPGARTDSARAEPSRETGTDPNRSTGQGGASSPGAGNDTEPAPVTTTVEDDHDPVQIPDEVLEEVEREAAAEEGEDPVFEEEAEWRETRSIPSINPDRSESADTSTSTDASKSASQPSTGNRQSRRQRQARTESQQSSTGPSNSTQQANTGSSKPANPGRQSRRTEHQSTRGADTGGTDEPLEREMLQREDKIDRLQQQLSNVEEERTELREERDQLAEENADLRGEVEELEAEIAELEAELTELEAEVAAQRGPAADASTQLTPQQALEGTNLFVRYGSKGEATLDTAHDGEADADAVNTNLRIEHHTQFEADDAAVDGQRYVDFLHDSIEFRFVEWFVRDLLYEIRDTGNASPMRDLYDAIPEADRAELNGQVSLRYDEEGNEQREQTTFDVVVRDRMGNPLVVANLNDSRDPTTEEMMVDLQERASRVKRTSESLAGAVVVTASFFDPGALETASEATSGSFLSRDSKKSFVKLSRKSGYHLCLVESRGGEFHINVPEL; encoded by the coding sequence ATGGATTCGCGCAGGGTAGAGCGCGTCGAAGACTGGGACTCCCGTCCGTTCTCGGGCGGCTTCGAGGAGCTCCGTTCGCTCGCGGACACGGAGTTCACCGGGGCCGTGACTGCCGGAACGACGTGGCTGTTCATGCTGAACGGCCGCATCATCGGGGTCTTCGACGGGACTATCGACGACTTCGACGGTTCGTCGGGCACGACGTACGAGGCACCCCATCCGTCCGTCCCGCTCCTCTTCGCGATGCAGGAGACGGGCGGCGAGGAACGGGCGAACTACTACACCAACGACACCCCGGTCTCGGAGGCCGACTCGACGCTCACGTCGGGCAAGTTCACGGGCTACATCGAGCTCTCCGAGAACGTCCTCAGCGGCGACTACTACGTCGTCTACTACGGTGGCCGGTCGATGAGCTGTGCGTTCATCGGCAACCGGGAGCGTCTGCACACGGGCGACGAGGCGTTCCAGCGGGCCGACGACGAGGTCGGCATCTACACGGTGATGGACGTCGACATCGAGGTGACCGAGATCCCCGGGCCTGAGCCGGAGCCGGAGCCCGCGAGCGACGCAGGCGACCCCGCAGCCGGCGCTGCGGCCGGCGCTGCTGCCGGTGACGTCGTCGACGACGGAACCGACCAGTCGGCCGATGCCACGGAGCCGGCCGACGCAACGGAGCCGGCCGACGAGCCGGTGGTCGCTGACCCGGCACCGGACGAGGCGACCGAACCGACGACGGACCGGCCGGTCACCGACGAGCGGACGGCCACCGCCAACGAGCGGACGGCCACCGCCGACGAGACGCCCGTCACCGGCGAGGAGCCTGTCGTCCGGGACGCGGAGGAGGAACGGACGGCACGCGACACGCGCGAGAACCGCGACACAGGTCGCCAGGGGGACCAGCGCGAGCCCGCCGGCTCGGAGCCGGACGAGGGCCACACGCCGGGGGCCCGCACCGACAGCGCCCGTGCGGAGCCGTCACGGGAGACGGGGACGGACCCGAACCGGTCGACCGGTCAGGGTGGCGCGTCGAGCCCGGGAGCGGGGAACGACACCGAACCCGCACCGGTCACGACGACCGTCGAGGACGACCACGACCCCGTCCAGATACCCGACGAGGTGCTGGAGGAGGTCGAACGCGAGGCCGCCGCCGAGGAGGGCGAGGACCCGGTGTTCGAGGAGGAGGCGGAGTGGCGCGAGACGCGCTCGATTCCCTCCATCAACCCGGACCGTTCGGAGTCGGCGGACACATCGACGTCGACGGACGCCTCGAAGTCGGCGAGCCAGCCGTCCACCGGGAACCGACAGAGCCGACGACAGCGGCAGGCTCGCACCGAGTCGCAGCAGTCGAGCACGGGGCCATCGAACAGCACCCAGCAGGCCAACACCGGTTCGAGCAAGCCGGCGAACCCCGGCCGACAGTCCAGACGCACCGAGCATCAGTCGACACGCGGTGCCGACACCGGTGGCACCGACGAGCCCCTCGAACGGGAGATGCTCCAGCGCGAGGACAAGATCGACCGGCTCCAGCAGCAGCTCTCGAACGTCGAGGAGGAACGCACCGAACTCCGCGAGGAACGCGACCAGCTCGCCGAGGAGAACGCGGACCTGCGCGGCGAGGTCGAGGAGCTGGAGGCCGAGATAGCCGAGCTGGAGGCCGAACTGACCGAGCTCGAGGCCGAGGTCGCTGCACAGCGCGGCCCGGCCGCCGACGCCAGCACGCAGCTGACGCCACAGCAGGCGCTGGAGGGGACGAACCTGTTCGTCCGCTACGGCTCGAAGGGCGAGGCGACGCTCGACACCGCTCACGACGGCGAGGCCGACGCCGACGCCGTGAACACGAACCTCCGCATCGAGCACCACACGCAGTTCGAGGCGGACGACGCCGCGGTCGACGGCCAGCGCTACGTCGACTTCCTCCACGACAGCATCGAGTTCCGCTTCGTCGAGTGGTTCGTCCGCGACCTGCTGTACGAGATCCGGGACACCGGCAACGCGAGCCCGATGCGTGACCTCTACGACGCCATCCCGGAGGCCGACCGCGCGGAGCTGAACGGGCAGGTGTCGCTGCGCTACGACGAGGAGGGCAACGAGCAGCGCGAGCAGACCACGTTCGACGTCGTCGTCCGCGACCGGATGGGCAACCCGTTAGTCGTCGCGAACCTGAACGACTCCCGGGACCCGACGACCGAGGAGATGATGGTCGACCTCCAGGAGCGGGCGTCGCGGGTCAAGCGGACCAGCGAGAGCCTCGCCGGTGCGGTCGTCGTCACCGCGTCGTTCTTCGACCCCGGGGCGCTGGAGACGGCCTCCGAGGCGACGAGTGGGAGCTTCCTCAGTCGGGACTCGAAGAAGAGCTTCGTGAAACTGTCCCGGAAGTCGGGCTACCACCTCTGTCTGGTGGAGTCCCGCGGCGGGGAGTTCCACATCAACGTGCCGGAGCTGTAG
- a CDS encoding aldo/keto reductase produces MEYETVQGTSVPKIGLGTWQTAGQETYGAVRTALAAGYRHIDTAQAYDNERYVGNAIHDSDVDREDVFLTTKVRPDRFRPGRLKRSVANSIRRLDTAYVDLLLLHWPNPLADLRETMAAMADLVECGDVRHVGVSNFSKKRLMKAQRVSPEPIFTNQVKFHPFKPQRELLRYCQDADVLLTAYSPLGTGGVLDDDLLRTIGARYDKTPAQVALRWATQHQNVVAIPKSTSQDHIEQNIDIFDFKLDREELDRIARPDPVKNGLAFAKGTIGI; encoded by the coding sequence ATGGAGTACGAAACGGTCCAGGGTACCTCCGTCCCGAAGATCGGCCTCGGCACCTGGCAGACCGCCGGCCAGGAGACCTACGGCGCGGTCCGGACCGCGCTCGCCGCCGGCTACCGACACATCGACACCGCCCAGGCGTACGACAACGAGCGCTACGTCGGCAACGCGATCCACGACTCCGACGTCGACCGCGAGGACGTCTTCCTCACCACGAAGGTCCGTCCCGACCGGTTCCGGCCCGGTCGCCTCAAGCGCTCGGTCGCCAACAGCATCCGCCGCCTCGACACCGCCTACGTCGACCTCCTGCTGCTGCACTGGCCCAACCCGCTCGCCGACCTCCGCGAGACGATGGCGGCGATGGCCGACCTCGTCGAGTGCGGCGACGTCCGGCACGTCGGGGTCTCGAACTTCTCGAAGAAGCGGCTCATGAAGGCCCAGCGCGTCTCCCCGGAGCCCATCTTCACCAACCAGGTGAAGTTCCACCCGTTCAAGCCCCAGCGTGAACTCCTCCGGTACTGCCAGGACGCCGACGTGCTGCTGACGGCCTACTCGCCGCTCGGCACCGGCGGCGTCCTCGACGACGACCTCCTCCGGACCATCGGCGCACGGTACGACAAGACCCCCGCACAGGTCGCGCTTCGCTGGGCCACCCAGCACCAGAACGTCGTCGCGATCCCGAAATCCACCAGCCAGGACCACATCGAGCAGAACATCGACATCTTCGACTTCAAGCTCGACCGCGAGGAGCTCGACCGCATCGCCCGTCCCGACCCCGTCAAGAACGGCCTCGCGTTCGCGAAGGGGACCATCGGTATCTGA
- the dinB gene encoding DNA polymerase IV: MVDPEDPTRPGERLPGVAPEQDGPDRIVLHVDMDCFYAACERLREPALRGDPVVVGMGYEPGDDTGAVATASYEAREYGVESAQAITTALERLPRRADADDPEGTGLYRPVDLDYYEAVASDVKDILHDCADTVREVSIDEAYLDVTDRTDWSVAEGFARHVKQRIEREVGVVASVGVASNMSAAKVASDHDKPDGLVVVPPDELRGFLEPLPIEEIHGVGPVTARELRDEFDVETAGDLATADRRALADRFGERGPELRSRARGHDDRAVTPRGLPKSFSRESAFGEPVTEPEPKAEQVQTLAEAVADRADREGALYRTIGIKAVEPPFDVNTRERSLSGPVADEPLVVETALELVSEFDDVPVRKVGVRVSNLSFTERNQASLDSWESGGGRETPEEPSRAHSRRRETDDADGQSTLTDFQ, translated from the coding sequence ATGGTCGACCCGGAGGACCCGACCCGACCCGGTGAGCGTCTCCCAGGCGTCGCTCCCGAGCAGGACGGCCCCGACCGCATCGTCCTGCACGTCGACATGGACTGCTTCTACGCGGCGTGCGAACGCCTTCGCGAGCCGGCGCTCCGTGGCGATCCGGTCGTGGTGGGAATGGGCTACGAGCCGGGCGACGACACCGGTGCGGTGGCGACGGCGAGCTACGAGGCCCGCGAGTACGGCGTCGAGAGCGCACAGGCCATCACGACCGCGCTGGAGCGCCTCCCCCGCCGCGCCGACGCGGACGACCCCGAGGGGACCGGTCTGTACCGGCCCGTCGACCTGGACTACTACGAGGCCGTGGCGAGCGACGTGAAGGACATCCTCCACGACTGCGCCGACACGGTCCGCGAGGTGAGCATCGACGAGGCGTATCTGGACGTGACCGACCGCACCGACTGGTCCGTCGCCGAGGGGTTCGCCCGCCACGTCAAACAGCGCATCGAACGCGAGGTCGGCGTCGTCGCCAGCGTCGGTGTCGCCTCGAACATGAGCGCCGCGAAGGTCGCCAGCGACCACGACAAGCCCGACGGCCTCGTGGTCGTCCCGCCCGACGAACTGCGGGGGTTCCTCGAACCGCTCCCCATCGAGGAGATCCACGGCGTCGGCCCGGTGACCGCACGGGAGCTCCGCGACGAGTTCGACGTCGAGACCGCGGGCGACCTGGCCACGGCGGACCGCCGAGCGCTGGCTGACCGCTTCGGCGAGCGCGGCCCGGAGCTCCGGAGCCGGGCACGCGGCCACGACGACCGGGCGGTGACGCCGCGGGGACTGCCGAAGAGCTTCTCCCGGGAGTCCGCGTTCGGCGAGCCTGTCACGGAGCCGGAGCCGAAGGCGGAGCAGGTGCAGACGCTGGCCGAGGCCGTGGCGGACCGGGCAGACCGCGAGGGAGCGCTCTACCGGACCATCGGCATCAAGGCCGTCGAGCCGCCGTTCGACGTGAACACCCGCGAGCGGTCGCTGTCGGGCCCCGTCGCGGACGAGCCGCTGGTCGTCGAGACGGCGCTGGAGCTCGTCTCTGAGTTCGACGACGTGCCCGTGCGGAAGGTCGGCGTCCGCGTCTCGAACCTCTCGTTCACCGAGCGCAACCAGGCGAGCCTCGACTCCTGGGAGTCCGGCGGCGGCCGTGAGACGCCCGAGGAGCCGTCCCGGGCACACTCGCGTCGACGGGAGACCGACGACGCCGACGGCCAGTCCACGCTGACCGATTTCCAGTAG